Genomic DNA from Actinomycetes bacterium:
GCGGTGCAGAAGATACTGCTGTTAGCCTCACTGGCTATCCAGCATCTGCTTCAGGAGACAACATCACTTCAAGTGAATTTAGTTGGTCAGGAGCAGAAGATGGATCACAAGATGTTTATTTCTTAAATGTGATAACTGATACTCCACCTCCTCCTCCTCCACCACCACCACCTCCACCACCTCCTCCTCCTCCACCACCACCAGAAACGGAGGTAGCAGGTATTACCGAAGAGGTGAAAGAAACTAAAGCAGTAGTGGAAGTTTTAGGCATAACTGAAGAACTACCATATACAGGCTATAATTGGCTGTACTCTGTGGCAGGCTTCCTGCTTATAGCTATGGGCGGTGCAATGTTGGCTCTAAAGTTAAAACCTAAGAAAGCTACCAAGTAGCTTAAATTAAAAAAGTAATACAAAAAGAGCATCTTAAGAAATTAAGGTGCTCTTTTACTAAGTCTTGTAAATTTCCTAAAAATCATAAACAATACTTTTTATGCAGAAGAGAACCAAAACCATAATATTAACCATAGCTGTAGTAGTACTGATAGGCGGTGGCCTGTCTTTATTGCTATATCCCTTTGTAACCAACCTTATAGCTTCCAGGCAGGAAGCCAGGCAGCTGGAAGAATGGCAACAGCAGGCTGAATCCATAGAACAGCAGGATTCAGAAGGAACAATAGAAACCAATGAAGAGCCAGTTAGCGAACCAGAGCCAGAACAAACCGAGGAAGAGGAAGCCATTATAGAGTGGTCTGAGGAAATATCCGGCCAGACAGAACCCCATGAAGAACCGGCAGTAGAGGATTACTTTCCTGCAAAGATAACCATTCCTTCAATTGAGGTTGAGGCTGTGGTATATGAAGGAACAGACAGGGAGACCTTAAAGCAGGGGCCCGGCCATATAATAGGCACACCATTTCCGGGAGAAGTGGGCAGATGTACCATATCCGGCCACAGAACCACGTATGGAGCACCTTTTAACCGTATTGATGAACTGGTGGAGGGAGATCTAATATATATTGATACAGTAAGTGGGGATACTTTTGTTTATGCCATAACTAGCCAGGAGATCGTAAAGCCTACTGATGTCCATATTTTACAAGGCAACGATAAAAAGGAATTGTTGCTTACTGCCTGCCATCCAAAATATTCTGCTGCTTACAGGATAATAATTTATGCAGAGCTGGTAAATATATACCCGGTAGGTGAATTATCATGAGTAGGAGAGTAGCAGATAATCTTACAGTAGTACTACTGGTAGTTTTTACTTTTTTACTGGTGGGATACACTGTATATAGTGTTGAAAAACAAAAAGCAGAGCTTATCAGGATGGAAGAGGAGCAGGACAGGATAGAGAAACTGGAACAGGAACTAAGGGAACAACAAGGAGAGATGCGGGAAGCGAGGCTGGAGGAATTAAAAAAGGATAGGGAAGAGAAAGCCAGGAATATCATTGATTTTCATAGTGACTATTCTTTAATAAGGTCAGAATTCTTAAGAATGATTGCCAGTCTGGAAAAAGATATGGATTTGAGGGCTGTAAACATTGAAGAGGTTGAAGAATTGACCAATGAAAGAATAGATGCCTCTAAATCTCTTATAGATTCTTACAGCGGTATAGAAGTGCCTCCAGTTTTGGATAAATTTTCAGGCTTGCTTATGGATTTTTTAGAGAATGATTATAATACCTGGTCTCTTACTTCTTCTTACTACAATAGCAGGCATTATTCTACTTACAACCTAGAAACACTGAATAGACTCCACCAGGAAAATATCCAATTATTTAAACAGGCAGAAGACGAGTTAGTAAGGGTATATAAGAAATATGAGCTTGATGAGTTAACAGAAGATTTATACTAATTGAAACTTTTTCTAATTGTCTTCATTTATTTTAGCAAAATTTCCTATATTTTTCGCGAGTTATATCTAATATAAAAGCAACGCAACCGGAATCGGAGTACTGGGATTAAGTGATACTGATGCTGGAAGTGGACAGGTTGTAGAAGTTGTATTAGGCATAAATGAAGAGCTACCATATACTGATATGAATTTTGCAGTTTCTTTGGGCGACGACTCGATAGTAATTAGTGGACTGGCTGACCTTATTGCCTGGTTAAAAAGAATATTTGGATAAAGATAGAAACTAAACCGCAAGAAGCCCGGGGTTTCCCGGGCTTCTTAACTTGGCGTCCTCAAACTTTATAAAAAATTTATTTAGTTAGTGAAAACAGTGGTAACCACTCTTCTTCCGCCGTTTTCTGCTATTCCTATACCTATACTTCCATACTGAGCTCTTAAAATATTAGCTGCATGAGTAGGACTGTTCATCCAGGCATTGGCAAAAACTTCAGGACTGCCAGCAGATGCCGGCTGGGACTGCGCCAGGTTCTCCCCAGCATTCCTGTATCCAATCCCATTGGCTTTCAAATAATTAAATATATTGGTGCCTTCCGGGGTATAGTGAGAAAAATAACCCCTGGAGAGCATATCTGCGCTCCTCTGCCTGGCTATGTTAGTAAGAGCCTGGTTGGCAGCCAGAGCATTTAAGCCATTAGCCTGTCTTATAGCATTTATCTGGTTAAGTATCTGCTGTTCATATCCATTCAGGTTTGCAGAACTTACCTGAGGTGCAGCAGCCTGCATATCAGTAACTTCTTCATGAGCATAAACCCTGGTGCTTCCCCCAGAACCATTCAGCGATCCTGGATTTATTCCATAATCAGAACAAAGCTGGTTAAATTCCTGGGAATTAACAAAACCTGCCAGAACATATTCTCTGCTTTTACCACTGTTTAGCTCTGACATCCATCCATTAAAACCTCCTGGGTCAGGAGCCCGATCAAAGAAAGCTCTATACATTACCTGTAAAAATTGTTCATTATTTAAATTCTTAGCCATAAACTCTTCTGAAAAAATGAAGTTTTTAGCTACATCTGCTCCGGAAAGAGAGCCGGAACGAAGTCCGCCTTCCCAGCTAGCTAAACCAGATGGATCCGGGTTCCTATCCAGGGTTACCTGATACATCCTGGTTACAAATCCGGTTACTCCGTCTGCGCCCTTAACTTCTACTGTAGCGAAGCCTAGGCTGCCTAAAAGCAGCGTTACTGCCAGTATTGCTACCAGCGGCAGAACCATTAGTGTTGATTTCTTCCTTAAAAAATACTTAGCCATTTTAACCTCCTATTAGAAAACTTAGCTAGAGGCAAAATGGCTTACTGCTTTTGAGCATAAAAAAATAATAGCCGGTTGCACCACTGGCTCCTTACATTTCCAGGTGCCCAAATATGAAATGTAAGTCATCGCCTCTATTACCAAGTTAATGGTTATTTAGTTTTCAAAATTGCTTTAATTTATCTAACAATACATATACTAATAGATATAGAGATATATGTCAAGAACTATTTTAATATATAGTTATAATAAAATATTATTTACTTATATTAATACTATTAATCCTTAACTATAAAAAAAATACCCTGTATAATTTAGATAAATTTATAAAAAAGAGGCATATGGAACTGGAAAAACTATTAAAACTGGATGTTTCAAATATAGATGAAAAACAGGCTGGAGCTGTTGTCCGGGACCTCCGGGAAGAACTAAACCGGCATAACTACTATTATTACATCAAGGATAATCCCATTATAAGTGACGCTGATTATGATAAGCTTATGAGGCTGCTGGAAAGCATTGAAGAAAAATTCCCCCAGCTGGTAACTGCAGATTCACCTACCCAGAGAATTGGTGCCCCCCTGGAGGGAGGCTTTAATACCTTGGAACATGGAGAAAAGATGCTGAGCCTGCAGGATGCTTTTGGGCATGAAGAGCTTAAAGCTTTTCTGGACAGAGTGTACAAGGATCTGGAGTTAGAAGAAAGCCAGGTAGAATTTGTTTGCGAACTGAAGATTGACGGCTCTGCGGTGTCTTTGGTATATCAGGATGGAAGTTTTGTGAGAGGTGCCACTAGGGGTGATGGAGTTACCGGAGAGGATATTACCAGTAACCTAAAGACCATCAAGGCTATACCCCTGAGGCTGATGGATGGGGTCCAAATTCCTTCCCGCCTGGAGGTCAGGGGAGAAGTTTATCTGGGAAAAGATGAATTCTTGCAGATAAACAAGCGGAGGGAAGAGGAAGGATTGGCAGTTTTTGCCAATCCCCGCAATGCGGCAGCTGGATCATTGAGGCAGATTGATCCTGCCCAGACTGCTAAAAGAAGGCTTAGCATCTTTATATATGGAGCGGTAAGCAACCAGGAGCTGGGTGCAAGCAATCATTACCAGATGCTGGAGTATCTAAAAAAGTGTGGCCTGAGGTTAAACCCCCATGTAAAGAAAGTTACTGGATATGAGAAGATAAAGAAATACTGTGACCGGTGGGAAGAGGAGAGGAAGAGCCTTCCTTATGAGACTGACGGTATTGTGATTAAGGTAAATGATTTTTCCTACCAGCAGAAGCTGGGCCAGACTTCCAGGAATCCCCGCTGGGCTCTGGCTTACAAGTTTCCCCCCGAGCAGGAAGTTACCAGAGTTGTTGACATAAAGGTAAGTGTGGGCAGGACCGGAGCCCTGACCCCGGTAGCTAAGCTGGAGCCGGTTACTGTGGCCGGGTCAACGGTATCCAATGCTACCCTGCATAATGAAGATGAGGTAAACAGAAAAGATGTAAGGATAGGGGACTGGGTCATAATACACAAGGCGGGGGACGTAATTCCGGAAATAGTTAAGGTTATAACTGAAAGAAGAGATGGTACCGAGAAGCAGTTTAAGATGCCGGAGCGGTGCCCGGTATGCGGTTCTGAGGTTATAAGGGCGGAAGGGGAAGCTGTAAGCAGGTGCATATCCCTGGCCTGCCCGGCCGTACAGTTTGAGGCCATTGTACATTTTGCTTCCAAAGGGGCCATGGATATAGACGGGCTGGGCCCGGCTATAGTTAAAAAATTATTGGACAGAGGGCTGATAGCAGATCCGGCAGATATTTATTACCTGGACTATGATGATATATTCTCACTGGAAAATTTTAAGCAAAAATCAACCCATAATCTATTGGAAGCTATCAATAAGAGTAAGAGCCAGCCACTATCCCGGCTGCTTTTTGGTCTGGGTATAAGGTTTGTGGGACAGCATGTGGCAGAGATACTGGCAGATGAATTTGGGGATCTGGATAATCTCATGCAGGCTGATTTCAGCCAGTTGGAATCTATTGATGAGATTGGACCCCGGATTGCAGACAGCATAGTAAGCTTTTTTAAGCAAAAGCAAAATTTAGAGGTAATTGAAAAGCTAAGGAAAGCAGGCCTGAACTTTTCTGCTGAAAAGAAGAAGGTAGAGGAGAGAAAAGAGTTTGCTAAAAAGACATTTGTGCTTACTGGAAAACTGGAGAATTTTACCAGAAGCCAGGCTGCTGATTTAATTGAAAAATTTGGGGGCAAGGTTACTTCAGCAGTAAGCAAGAGCACAGATGTGGTGATAGCCGGAAATGATGCAGGAAGCAAGCTGGATGATGCCAAAAAACTGGGCATAAAAGTTATAGATGAAAAACAATTTAAAGATATGATTGGGTGATGGCTATAAATACCGGCAAGAAGGCTTTAGAAATCAAATGGAATGTCAAAGATGCACTCATGTCCATTGTAGTGATGATT
This window encodes:
- a CDS encoding class E sortase encodes the protein MQKRTKTIILTIAVVVLIGGGLSLLLYPFVTNLIASRQEARQLEEWQQQAESIEQQDSEGTIETNEEPVSEPEPEQTEEEEAIIEWSEEISGQTEPHEEPAVEDYFPAKITIPSIEVEAVVYEGTDRETLKQGPGHIIGTPFPGEVGRCTISGHRTTYGAPFNRIDELVEGDLIYIDTVSGDTFVYAITSQEIVKPTDVHILQGNDKKELLLTACHPKYSAAYRIIIYAELVNIYPVGELS
- a CDS encoding DUF4214 domain-containing protein, giving the protein MAKYFLRKKSTLMVLPLVAILAVTLLLGSLGFATVEVKGADGVTGFVTRMYQVTLDRNPDPSGLASWEGGLRSGSLSGADVAKNFIFSEEFMAKNLNNEQFLQVMYRAFFDRAPDPGGFNGWMSELNSGKSREYVLAGFVNSQEFNQLCSDYGINPGSLNGSGGSTRVYAHEEVTDMQAAAPQVSSANLNGYEQQILNQINAIRQANGLNALAANQALTNIARQRSADMLSRGYFSHYTPEGTNIFNYLKANGIGYRNAGENLAQSQPASAGSPEVFANAWMNSPTHAANILRAQYGSIGIGIAENGGRRVVTTVFTN
- the ligA gene encoding NAD-dependent DNA ligase LigA — translated: MELEKLLKLDVSNIDEKQAGAVVRDLREELNRHNYYYYIKDNPIISDADYDKLMRLLESIEEKFPQLVTADSPTQRIGAPLEGGFNTLEHGEKMLSLQDAFGHEELKAFLDRVYKDLELEESQVEFVCELKIDGSAVSLVYQDGSFVRGATRGDGVTGEDITSNLKTIKAIPLRLMDGVQIPSRLEVRGEVYLGKDEFLQINKRREEEGLAVFANPRNAAAGSLRQIDPAQTAKRRLSIFIYGAVSNQELGASNHYQMLEYLKKCGLRLNPHVKKVTGYEKIKKYCDRWEEERKSLPYETDGIVIKVNDFSYQQKLGQTSRNPRWALAYKFPPEQEVTRVVDIKVSVGRTGALTPVAKLEPVTVAGSTVSNATLHNEDEVNRKDVRIGDWVIIHKAGDVIPEIVKVITERRDGTEKQFKMPERCPVCGSEVIRAEGEAVSRCISLACPAVQFEAIVHFASKGAMDIDGLGPAIVKKLLDRGLIADPADIYYLDYDDIFSLENFKQKSTHNLLEAINKSKSQPLSRLLFGLGIRFVGQHVAEILADEFGDLDNLMQADFSQLESIDEIGPRIADSIVSFFKQKQNLEVIEKLRKAGLNFSAEKKKVEERKEFAKKTFVLTGKLENFTRSQAADLIEKFGGKVTSAVSKSTDVVIAGNDAGSKLDDAKKLGIKVIDEKQFKDMIG